In Candidatus Bathyarchaeota archaeon, one DNA window encodes the following:
- a CDS encoding ferredoxin family protein: MPTVKVDWSKCNGDAVCTQVCPVNVFEMKNLPEYPDTPKSVPVRADECIMCMACTTQCPTEAITVTE, from the coding sequence ATGCCGACCGTCAAGGTTGATTGGAGCAAGTGTAATGGGGATGCGGTCTGCACTCAGGTATGTCCAGTAAACGTCTTTGAGATGAAGAACCTCCCCGAATACCCTGATACGCCTAAATCGGTGCCTGTAAGGGCTGATGAATGCATAATGTGCATGGCCTGCACCACTCAATGTCCCACGGAAGCCATAACGGTCACAGAATAA
- a CDS encoding DUF169 domain-containing protein, whose amino-acid sequence MRCPVCLEEIPRHSRFCDRCGVRIASGARLRRTGASAGEELRRRLHVILRSTLKLEGDPVAVKLLRDEPPPAYFHEPEGPSPHCHMIWRAHKGESLHSPSSKHSCMIGALCLGLASHRNGLKGAFMDSVGYGSRNKFRSGELLERYLREVPTVPMGVKGVLYAPLGRAPSDPDVVIVLGDSMKATLLLEAYHYVYGRRLQVSLGAYFPLCAESVAGPLTTGSMSLTPAGGCAIRGDEGFRNLVSTAFPYYMARRIVEALESLNIRG is encoded by the coding sequence TTGAGATGCCCGGTCTGCCTTGAGGAGATACCTCGACATTCGAGGTTCTGCGATAGATGCGGGGTAAGAATAGCATCGGGAGCCCGGCTTAGAAGGACCGGGGCCTCGGCCGGGGAGGAGCTGAGGCGGAGGCTTCACGTAATCCTTCGATCCACGTTGAAACTGGAGGGTGACCCGGTAGCCGTTAAGCTGTTGAGAGATGAGCCTCCTCCAGCGTACTTCCATGAGCCCGAGGGGCCGTCACCCCACTGCCACATGATTTGGAGGGCGCACAAGGGGGAGAGCCTCCACTCCCCGTCATCCAAGCATAGCTGTATGATCGGCGCCTTGTGCCTGGGGTTAGCTAGTCATAGAAACGGGTTAAAGGGGGCGTTCATGGACTCAGTAGGGTATGGTTCCCGGAACAAGTTTAGGAGTGGGGAGCTCCTTGAGAGATATCTCCGGGAGGTTCCAACGGTTCCGATGGGCGTGAAGGGGGTTTTATATGCCCCGTTGGGGAGGGCTCCATCCGACCCGGACGTCGTAATCGTCCTAGGGGATTCCATGAAGGCAACCCTGCTTTTAGAGGCTTACCACTACGTTTACGGCAGGAGGCTGCAGGTGAGTCTAGGGGCGTACTTCCCCTTGTGCGCCGAGAGCGTCGCGGGGCCTTTAACGACGGGATCCATGAGCTTGACCCCGGCTGGGGGGTGCGCCATCCGGGGAGATGAAGGATTCAGAAACCTCGTGTCCACGGCGTTCCCCTATTACATGGCTAGGAGGATCGTGGAGGCCCTGGAATCCTTAAATATAAGGGGATAG